The following coding sequences are from one Streptomyces sp. NBC_01294 window:
- a CDS encoding ABC transporter substrate-binding protein — MPRTGRLTTATALLAAISALATACTGQGADTAADDPKAEVTLTFWHGWSAPGETKAIEDNIARFEKAHPNIKVEVTGNMTDDKVNQALRAGGDKAPDVVSSFTTDSVGKFCNSRAFVDLNPFLKKSGIDKTKVFPKTLLEYTQFNDNQCTLPLLNDAYGLVYNKTAFAAAGITAPPRTWSEFTEVAQKLTKPKGDSYEQVGLMPTFHGYETTPMRLAAQWSPAYFGPDGKSNLAADPAFAKMLTAQKDLVAKLGGYEKLERFRSTFGDEWSAEHPFHTGRVAMQIDGEWRAPMAKEAGVAFEIGTAPLPVPDEQAADYGKGYLSGTIMGIAAGSKKQNAAWELVKYMTTDTEAVVAFANSIHNVPSTLAALESPNLQVTPEFKTFLDIARHPKSSTTPAQADGGTYQLTFTDFAYAVEKGDVADIPAGLARTDRQIDTDIAKAK, encoded by the coding sequence ATGCCCAGAACCGGACGCCTGACCACCGCAACCGCCCTCCTCGCCGCGATATCCGCACTCGCCACCGCCTGTACGGGCCAGGGCGCCGACACCGCCGCCGACGATCCGAAGGCGGAGGTCACCCTCACCTTCTGGCACGGCTGGTCGGCGCCCGGCGAGACCAAGGCGATCGAGGACAACATCGCCCGGTTCGAGAAGGCGCACCCGAACATCAAGGTCGAGGTCACGGGCAACATGACCGACGACAAGGTCAACCAGGCGCTGCGCGCGGGCGGTGACAAGGCCCCCGACGTGGTCTCCTCCTTCACCACCGACAGCGTGGGCAAGTTCTGCAACTCCCGCGCCTTCGTCGACCTGAACCCCTTCCTGAAGAAGTCCGGGATCGACAAGACGAAGGTCTTCCCCAAGACCCTGCTGGAATACACGCAGTTCAACGACAACCAGTGCACGCTGCCGCTGCTGAACGACGCCTACGGCCTCGTCTACAACAAGACCGCCTTCGCGGCCGCCGGCATCACCGCACCGCCCAGGACCTGGAGCGAGTTCACCGAGGTCGCGCAGAAGCTGACGAAGCCCAAGGGCGACTCGTACGAGCAGGTCGGCCTGATGCCCACCTTCCACGGCTACGAGACCACCCCCATGCGGCTGGCCGCGCAGTGGAGCCCCGCCTACTTCGGCCCCGACGGGAAGTCCAACCTGGCCGCGGACCCGGCCTTCGCGAAGATGCTGACCGCGCAGAAGGACCTGGTGGCCAAGCTCGGCGGCTACGAGAAGCTGGAGCGGTTCCGCTCCACGTTCGGTGACGAGTGGAGCGCCGAACACCCCTTCCACACCGGCCGGGTGGCCATGCAGATCGACGGCGAGTGGCGGGCCCCGATGGCCAAGGAGGCCGGCGTCGCGTTCGAGATCGGCACCGCGCCGCTGCCCGTCCCGGACGAGCAGGCCGCCGACTACGGCAAGGGCTACCTCTCCGGCACGATCATGGGCATCGCCGCGGGCAGCAAGAAGCAGAACGCGGCCTGGGAGCTGGTCAAGTACATGACGACCGACACCGAGGCGGTGGTGGCCTTCGCCAACTCCATCCACAACGTGCCGTCCACGCTGGCCGCCCTGGAGTCCCCGAACCTCCAGGTGACCCCGGAGTTCAAGACGTTCCTCGACATCGCCCGGCACCCGAAGTCCAGCACCACCCCGGCCCAGGCAGACGGCGGCACCTACCAGCTGACCTTCACGGACTTCGCGTACGCGGTCGAGAAGGGCGACGTCGCCGACATCCCGGCCGGTCTCGCCAGGACCGACCGGCAGATCGACACGGACATCGCGAAGGCGAAGTAG
- a CDS encoding ROK family transcriptional regulator — MPAATPGTPSLLRAMNDRAALELLLTHGPLSRTRIGHLTGLSKPTASQLLARLEAAGLVVATGTDGGRPGPSAQLYAINPRAAYVGGLDVTPGRVLAAVADLTGTVIASHEVPYTEGAQAVDQVTEALGGAVKAAGLHRSDLHRVVIATPGAFDPHTGRLRYASHLPGWHSPTLLDDLAAALSMPVEYENDVNLAAVAEQRLGAARGHEDFVLLWNEEGLGAALVLGGRLHRGWTGGAGEVGFLPVPGRPLVRQVTRANSGGYQELAGVEGLPRLAAELGVEAPPGPAAPAAPAANAPGAPGTPDTDAPGAPDAPPGPHSPEVAAAVALLAQAAATPEGPHLAFLQAYATALATGLASVVAVLDPEIVVLSGAAISAGGEPLRALLEAEVAELAPSRPRLVPGGVSERAVLHGALESALAATRDEVFDTSR, encoded by the coding sequence ATGCCCGCCGCCACGCCCGGAACGCCCAGCCTGTTGCGCGCCATGAACGACCGGGCCGCACTCGAACTGCTGCTGACGCACGGCCCGCTGTCCCGGACCCGCATCGGGCACCTGACCGGCCTCTCCAAGCCCACCGCCTCCCAGCTGCTGGCCCGCCTGGAGGCCGCCGGACTCGTCGTGGCCACCGGCACCGACGGCGGCCGCCCCGGCCCCAGCGCCCAGCTCTACGCGATCAACCCCCGGGCCGCGTACGTCGGCGGCCTCGACGTCACCCCGGGACGCGTGCTGGCCGCCGTCGCCGACCTCACCGGCACGGTGATCGCCTCCCACGAGGTCCCGTACACCGAGGGCGCGCAGGCCGTCGACCAGGTGACCGAGGCCCTCGGCGGAGCCGTCAAGGCCGCCGGACTGCACCGCTCCGACCTGCACCGGGTGGTCATCGCCACGCCGGGCGCCTTCGACCCGCACACCGGCCGGCTGCGTTACGCCAGCCACCTCCCCGGCTGGCACTCCCCCACCCTCCTCGACGACCTGGCGGCGGCCCTGTCGATGCCGGTCGAGTACGAGAACGACGTCAACCTCGCCGCCGTCGCCGAACAGCGCCTCGGCGCGGCCCGCGGCCACGAGGACTTCGTCCTGCTGTGGAACGAGGAGGGCCTCGGCGCCGCCCTGGTCCTGGGCGGCCGGCTGCACCGCGGCTGGACCGGCGGCGCGGGCGAGGTGGGCTTCCTGCCCGTACCCGGCCGGCCGCTGGTCCGGCAGGTCACCCGGGCCAACTCCGGCGGCTACCAGGAGCTGGCCGGCGTGGAGGGGCTGCCCCGGCTCGCCGCGGAACTGGGCGTCGAGGCCCCGCCCGGGCCCGCCGCGCCCGCCGCGCCCGCCGCCAACGCCCCGGGCGCCCCCGGGACTCCTGACACCGATGCGCCCGGTGCGCCCGACGCACCGCCCGGCCCGCACAGCCCGGAGGTCGCCGCCGCCGTCGCACTGCTCGCGCAGGCCGCCGCCACGCCCGAGGGGCCCCACCTGGCCTTCCTCCAGGCCTACGCGACCGCGCTCGCCACCGGTCTGGCCTCGGTCGTCGCCGTGCTGGACCCGGAGATCGTCGTCCTGTCCGGAGCCGCGATCAGCGCGGGCGGCGAGCCGCTGCGCGCGCTGCTGGAGGCCGAGGTCGCCGAACTGGCACCCTCCCGGCCCCGCCTGGTCCCCGGCGGAGTAAGCGAACGGGCGGTCCTGCACGGCGCGCTGGAGAGCGCACTGGCCGCCACCCGGGACGAAGTGTTCGACACCTCCCGCTGA